From a single Rutidosis leptorrhynchoides isolate AG116_Rl617_1_P2 chromosome 5, CSIRO_AGI_Rlap_v1, whole genome shotgun sequence genomic region:
- the LOC139850097 gene encoding uncharacterized protein — MDPSWLYFTRESETYEKGLDEYLDYMFKTEAMNGQISCPCKDCRDMLWVERDDAKTHLICVGFIKGYRFPAAVTKQFDSPMMDAEDDMSGLVQGAFHWFSDDEEENENLSIPNINAERVYNVLRDSKKELYPGCKKFSVLSFIIRLYHSKCVSKCNDKGFNMILDTVREAFPDATIPKSLYEVRKIIKDLGLGYEKIDACENDCMLYWKENKDKTKCDVCKKSRYKESGQGNEDDQSNTADDNGQKIRAKVLRYFPLIPRLQRLFMSPKMAVTMRWHEEGRTKDGFLRHPSGSPAWKTLDSINPAFAKDVRNVRLGLASDGFNPFGNKNLSYSTWPVVLIPYNLPPWLCMKKPYILQTLLIPGPCAPGNNIDVYMRPLLDELKELWDTGVTTYDSSTKTNFYMRAGLLWTISDFPAYANLSGWSTKGQLSCPCCHKYTISQWLSFGKKFCFMGHTDLEIPLPYLTGAEVLEELNGCVFKFGKLVKDNQDLPYNWKKRSIFFELPYWEKNLIRHNLDVMHTEKNVCDNVVGTLLNIDGKTKDHLKACRDLKAMGIRKELHPQNLPNDKVYLPPACYSLSKNEKERFYEVLKGVKVPDGYAANISRCIQLKPPKMSNLKSHDNHILMQQLLPVAIRDVLSKHVRSVVMKLCRY; from the coding sequence ATGGACCCGAGTTGGTTGTATTTCACAAGAGAATCTGAAACGTACGAAAAAGGACTAGATGAATATCTTGATTATATGTTTAAAACAGAAGCCATGAATGGTCAGATATCATGTCCTTGCAAAGACTGCCGGGACATGTTATGGGTTGAGCGGGATGATGCTAAAACGCATCTGATATGTGTTGGGTTTATAAAAGGGTATAGATTTCCAGCTGCTGTTACCAAACAATTTGATAGTCCTATGATGGATGCCGAAGATGATATGAGTGGATTGGTTCAAGGCGCCTTCCACTGGTTTAGCGATGacgaagaagaaaatgaaaatctAAGTATACCAAACATAAATGCTGAACGGGTTTATAATGTATTGAGAGATTCAAAGAAAGAACTTTATCCTGGATGTAAAAAATTCAGTGTACTCTCTTTTATAATCAGACTATACCATTCTAAGTGTGTTAGTAAGTGTAATGACAAAGGATTCAATATGATTCTTGATACAGTGAGGGAAGCCTTCCCTGATGCTACCATACCAAAGTCTTTGTATGAAGTAAGGAAGATAATAAAAGACTTGGGGCTTGGTTATGAGAAAATTGATGCATGTGAAAACGATTGTATGTTGTATTGGAAAGAAAACAAGGATAAAACAAAATGTGACGTATGTAAAAAGTCAAGATATAAAGAAAGTGGACAAGGTAATGAAGATGATCAGTCCAACACAGCAGATGATAATGGTCAGAAGATTAGGGCAAAAGTTTTACGTTATTTTCCGCTCATACCCCGGCTGCAAAGATTGTTTATGTCACCTAAAATGGCAGTCACCATGAGATGGCATGAAGAGGGTCGTACGAAAGACGGTTTTTTGAGGCATCCATCTGGCTCACCTGCTTGGAAAACATTAGATTCCATTAATCCTGCATTTGCTAAAGATGTTCGTAATGTCAGGCTAGGTTTAGCAAGTGATGGGTTTAACCCTTTTGGAAATAAGAATCTTTCGTATAGTACATGGCCAGTAGTATTGATACCATATAATCTACCTCCATGGTTGTGCATGAAAAAACCATACATCTTGCAAACTTTACTTATACCTGGCCCATGTGCTCCGGGTAATAATATAGATGTCTATATGAGACCATTATTGGATGAGCTTAAGGAGTTGTGGGATACTGGAGTAACGACCTATGACTCATCAACAAAGACTAATTTCTATATGCGTGCTGGTTTGTTATGGACGATAAGTGACTTTCCTGCATATGCGAACCTATCAGGATGGAGCACTAAAGGTCAACTTTCATGTCCTTGTTGTCATAAATATACCATATCACAATGGTTAAGTTTTGGCAAAAAATTTTGCTTCATGGGACATACTGACCTAGAAATACCACTACCTTATTTAACGGGGGCAGAAGTCCTTGAAGAGCtaaatggttgtgtgttcaaattTGGAAAACTTGTTAAGGATAATCAAGATCTACCATATAACTGGAAGAAGCGGAGTATCTTTTTTGAGTTACCTTACTGGGAAAAAAACTTGATACGCCATAATTTAGATGTAATGCATACTGAGAAGAATGTATGTGACAACGTCGTAGGAACCTTACTGAATATAGACGGAAAAACCAAAGATCATTTAAAAGCATGTCGTGATTTAAAAGCAATGGGTATTAGAAAGGAACTTCATCCTCAAAATTTACCAAACGACAAAGTGTATTTGCCACCTGCTTGTTACTCATTGtctaaaaatgaaaaagaaagattTTATGAGGTTCTTAAGGGTGTGAAAGTTCCTGATGGCTATGCAGCTAATATATCTCGATGCATTCAGCTAAAACCTCCTaaaatgtctaaccttaaaagtcaTGATAATCATATTTTGATGCAACAGTTGCTTCCCGTGGCCATACGAGATGTTTTATCTAAGCATGTCCGTTCTGTTGTGATGAAGCTATGTcggtactga